A region of the Geomonas subterranea genome:
CGCACATCGCTACCAGGTCGATGCCGATGGTGTCATGGCGGTCGGCCAGGAAGGCAAGTTTCAGCTTGGTGCCGACACCATCGGTGCCGGAAACGAGCACGGGATGTTTGTACTTGCCGGTGTTCAACGAGAAGAGACCGCCAAAACCGCCGATGTCGGCAAGGACTTCCGGACGGGAAGTGGCCTTGACCAACGGCTTGATCATTTTGACGAAAGTGTTGCCAGCGTCTATGTCTACACCGGCGTCTTTATATGTGATTTTCTTCTCTTTCAAGGCGGAACCTCCGATAAAGTAAAGACGAAATCTATCCCATTCGACCCTAAAAGTCAAAGTGAAAAAATTGTTTACTTCGACTGGTGCATTGCTTAATATGCCTGGCTGTGCCAGCGCCGGGTAACAAAATAACACTGCGTCCCATGTGTATCGAGGACTTAGACAAGGTCCTCCAAATCGAGTCCGCCTCGTTCCCACGCCCCTGGACCCGGCGCCATTTCCTGGACGAGATGGAAAGCCCCGGCAGCCACCCGGTGGTGGCCGTGACCGCCGGCGGAGAGGTCGGGGGGTACCTGTGCCTCACCCAGGTGCTGGACGAGGCGGAGATACTCGACGTCGCCGTCGACCCCTCTCTCAGGGGGCGCGGGATCGGACGCGCCCTGGTCGACTGGGCCGTCGCCTTCTGCCGGCAGCGGAAGCTCGCTCTGCTCTGCCTGGAGGTGCGGGTGGGGAACCACGAGGCGATCTCCTTGTACCGGCGCCTGGGCTTTACCGAGGTGGGGCGCCGCAAGAACTACTACGAAAATGGCGACGACGCCATTCTGATGGACCTATCCATAGCTCAAGTAGAGGAATGCGATGCAGTTTAAATCAATGGTTATCTCCAACGTCGAGGTGTCGCCCAATTACTTCAGGATGAGGATGACCGCTCCCCAGGAACTCGCCTCCGCGGTCCCCGGGCAGTTCGTCATGCTGAAGGTGAACGACGCCATCGATCCGCTGCTGCGGCGTCCCTTCGGTCTCTTCGACGTGGGGAGCTTCGTTCCCGAGTACGCCGGCTGCGGCGCGCAGGTCTACTGCGAGATCCTGTACAAGGTGGTGGGGAAGGGGACCAAGCTCCTCTCCGCGCTGCACCACGGCGACCTGGTCGACCTCCTGGTCCCGCTGGGGAAGGGGTTCCAGATGGGCCCGGCCGGCGAGGAGAAGGTCCTCGTGGGAGGCGGCGTGGGCCTCGCCCCGCTTTACTATCTGGCCAAGGAGCTCAAGGAGCGCGGCGAGAAGGTGCGCCTCTTCGCCGGGGGGCGCAACCGCGACGACGTCCTCTGCATCACCGAGTTCGAGAGGCTGGGCGTTGAAACCTACGTGGCGACCGACGACGGCACCCTGGGCGAGCGCGGCTTCGTGACTCAGGTGCTGGAGCGCCACCTCTCCTCCGGCATGCGCATCTTCGCCTGCGGCCCGACCCCGATGCTGAACGCGGTGGCCAAGATGTCCCAGGAGCACGGCGTTCCCTGCCAGGTTTCCATGGAGGCCTACATGGCCTGCGGCGTGGGAGCCTGCCTCGGGTGCGTCATGAAGGGGGCCAATCACACCGACGAGACCCCCGATTACCGCTGCGTCTGCAAGGACGGTCCCGTATTCGACAGTTTTGAACTGCAATGGAGTTAGCAATGCAACGACCTGACATGTCCGTGGTTCTCGCCGGGATACAGATGCGCAACCCCGTCATGACCGCCTCCGGCACCTTCGGCTACGGCGCCGAGTTCGCCGACTACCTCGACCTGGAAAGCATCGGCGCCATGGTGACCAAGGGGCTCTCCCTGAAGCCCAAGGCCGGCAACCCGACGCCGCGCATCGTGGAGACCCCGGGGGGGATGCTGAACGCCATCGGCCTGCAGAACGTGGGGATCGACGCCTTCATCGAGCAGAAGCTTCCCTACCTGAAGAACGTGAACACCCCGGTGATCGCCAACCTCTACGGCAACACGCTCGAGGAGTACGGCGAGGTGGCGAGCCGGCTCGACGGCCTTGCCGGCGTGGCCGGCATCGAGGTCAACATCTCCTGCCCCAACGTGAAGCAGGGGGGGATCGTGTTCGGCACCGACCCCGGCGCAGCGCAGGAGGTGGTTTCCCTGGTGAAGAGGAACACCTCCAAGCCGCTCATCGTTAAGCTCTCCCCCAACGTCACCGACGTGGTGCTCATGGCCAAGGCCTGCGCCGATGCCGGTGCCGACGCGCTTTCGCTCATCAACACCCTGACCGGCATGGCCATCGACCTCGAGCGTCGCCGCCCGGTGCTGGCCAACGTCACCGGCGGCCTCTCCGGTCCCGCCATCAAGCCGGTGGCCCTCAGGATGGTCTGGCAGGTGGCCAAAGCGGTCAAGCTCCCGCTCATCGGCATCGGCGGCATCATGAACGGCCGCGACGCCCTGGAGTTCATCCTGGCCGGCGCCACCGCCATCCAGGTGGGGACCGCGAGCTTCCTCGATCCCTCCGCCGCGCAGAGGATCGCGCAGGAGATGGAACAGTACCTCTCAGAGCACGGCATTGAAAGTGTCCGCTCGCTGATCGGAGCCCTCGAGGTCTGATGGAAGCCTGGGAGAGCAGCCTCAAGAAATGCATCACCAGCCCGGAGGAGCTTGCCGGGCTTTTTCATGCGCCGGGGGAGGAACTCGCAGAGGTGGCGCGCCGCTACCCGATGCGCATCACCCCGTACTACCTGGGACTTATCCGCGAGGCGGGGGACCCGATCTGGCGCCAGTGCGTCCCGGACCCGGCCGAACTGCACGACCTGGCCCAGTCCCCCGATCCCCTGGACGAGGAACGTCTCTCGCCGGTACCCGGCCTGATCCACCGCTACCCGGACCGGGTGGTGTTCCTGGTCTCCACCGCCTGTGCCGTCTACTGCCGCTTCTGCATGAGGAAAAGAGGGGTCGGGTGCCAGGGGATGAGCCCCGCGCCTGTGGACGAGGCCGTGGCCTACATCGCCTCCAAACCGCAGATCCGTGACGTCATCCTCTCCGGCGGCGACCCGCTGCTGCTCTCCGACGACCGCCTGGACCAGATCCTCACCGCCCTGCGCCGCATCCCGCACGTCGAGATCATCAGGATCGGCACCCGGGCCCCGGTGACCCTCCCGGAACGTGTGACGGCGAGGCTCGCGCGCATGCTGAAGCGCCACCAGCCGCTCTACGTGAACACCCACTTCAACCACCCGCGCGAGATAACTGGACCGTCGGCCCGGGCCTGTGCGCGCCTGGCCGATGCCGGCATTCAGCTGGGCAACCAGAGCGTGCTCCTCAAGGGGGTGAACGACGATCCCCGGGTGATGCGCGAACTGATGCAGCGCCTTTTGGCCATCAGGGTGCGTCCCTACTACATCCACCAGATGGACCTGGTCCGTGGGACCGCGCATTTCCGGACCCGCGTCGCCGACGGCATCGGGGTCGTGTCCGCCCTGCGCGGCCACACCTCTGGGCTCGCCGTACCGCACTATGTGATCGATCTCCCCGGAGGGAAGGGGAAGGTGGAGGTCGCCTCGGCCCGGTTCAGCGCCGACGGGAGCCGCCTTTTGGTGCGCAACTACCTCGGCGAGGAGATCGAGTACCCGGAAACCTGACCCTCTTGTCCCCACCTACACCCGCCCCTGAGCCGGATCCTTCCCCGATCCGGCTTTTTTTGTGCCCCTCGCATTCCCACCCAAGCCGCGCGGTGATTACGCCGGCAATGCAGCCGGTTTCCCCGCTGCCGCACTTTTCTGGAAAGGAATCTTGCCTTGCCCGCGCGCGGCGTGCTATAAGTGTATACCGGAATTGATATTATTATATATAGGTCGAGCTGAATGCAAACCGAGTATCTTAAGACGCTGGTGGTGTTAGGGCAGGTGGGAAGTTTTTCCAAGGCGGCGACCGATCTCTCGATCACGCAGTCGGCTGTGTCGCAGCGCATCAAGTACCTGGAGGAGCATTACGGTTGCCAGCTGGTGGACCGTTCCGGGAAGCTGTTACTGTTGACCGAGGCTGGAACGCTGGTGGTGCAGCGTGCCGGGCAGATACTTCTTTTGGAGGCGCAGCTTGCCAACGACCTGAAGCACAGGGGAGAGAAGAGCCGTCTCTCCATCTGCTGTACACCGACCTTCGGCGTCGGATTCCTGCCCCATGTCCTGGAGAAATTCATGGCCCGCAAGGCCGACAACGTCGACCTCCGTTTCATGTTCCATTCGCTGGATCGGGCCGTGAAGGCGCTTCAGGAAAACGAATTCGACCTGGCCGTCATCGAACATTGCGAGGCGATGGACGTTCCCGGTTTTGAAATCGTGGAACTCCCGGGCGACCAGCTGATTTTCGTGAGCGCGCCTTCCCTGGGGCTCCCCCCCGGTGTGGTCGAGCTGGAGCGGCTTTTCCAGTACTGCCTGATCGCCCGCAAACCCGACTGCACGTCGCGCCGGCTGCTGAACATGAACCTGTCGCGCTACGACCGCGGGATCGATGATTTCAAAGCGGTGGTCGTGGTAGACGATCTCCGCCTGGCGCTGGAAACCGTGCATTCCGGTGGAGGGATAGCCTTCGTTTCACGCAGCATTGCGGCACGGGAGCTGGAGTCAGGGGAGCTGCTGCAGCACGACGTAGCCGGATTCGAACACTCGCGCCGGCGCAGCGTGGTGGTGAAGAGCGAGCGCAGGCATGACCCGGCCGTGGTGGAGTTTCTTGGCTGTATCGACGCCGGCTTTCCCCTTAGAGACTCGTGCTGACCCCTCGTTGAACGGCTGGTCCAAAGACAAAGCGGGCTTGGTCACCCTCGGAAAAGAGGGTGGTTCCAAGCCCTTTCTTGTTTTTACGATATACTTTGGCCTGTTTTGGTTGCAGCCGTTCAACCAAAGGAGGCCTTATGAGAAGGGTAAGTGTGGAAGAAGAAATCCTGAAGGACAGGCCGGTGGTGGTAAAAGATGCGACGGAGGTGTGTGCCATTTGCGGCTCCCCGCTGCAAAGGGACAAGGAGAGCGGTGAACTCCTCTGTCCGCTGTGCGACATCGAGGACGTTCCGTGATGCGGTTATTCCCCCCCACGCAGTAAGGCGCCGGAGCCCCCCGGGGGTGCCGGTTGTAGGAGGATGAAATGGCGGAGAAATTGGAAGGCGATCAGCTTGAATTCAGAAATCTGCTGGCCGAGTACAAGCGCCGGCTCTGGGCCGATCTGCGCGAAGAGCTATTTTCACAGACGGGGGAGGACCTGGCGACCCAGTACGACATTCCGCAGGACCCCGGCGAGAAGAGCATGCTCGACGCGCTCTCGGACGCCGGCCTCGCCGTCGCAGACCTCCGGCGGCAGCAGCTTACCGCGTTGGAGGAAGCGCAAAGCCGCGTGGAGTCGGGGACCTACGGCACGTGCGAGGGGTGCGGGGAGCCCATCGGATTGCCACGATTGAAATTGATGCCGTTCACCGCGTTGTGCGTGGAGTGCCAGAAGGAACAGGAAGGCCCATCGAGACCCCCGGGAAACAAGATTTAGAGGCGGGGCTAGGGACTGGGGACTGGAAGCCAAAGAGTAAGGGAGAGAAACGTAGAGACGCAGGGGCTGGGAGCTTGGGATCGGGGGTGTTTTCACTAGCCCCTAGACCCCAGCCCCTAGCCCCTGTTTTTGTACTTACAGCAGCGCGTCGATGGCGGAGAAGTCGACGTCCTTTTCGGCGTTGGCCATGATCCAGTTCAGCTTCTCCTGGTCTTCATAGGTGATCTTGGCCACGTCGTCGGAGAGCGCGGTGAAGACTTCGGCCGTGGTTTCCTCCACCCGGATGTACGGGATGTGCGAGTCGTGCAGTATCTGCTGGGTCACCTCGGAAACCGGCGCATGGCCGGAAATGACGAGGCCGGCGATCCTCTCCTTGTAGGCCGGGATGTGGTACAGCGACGAGAGCGTCACGATGAGTTCGTCCCTGGAGCTGGTGACGATCATCAGGGTCGAGTCGAGCAACCCGTCGACCACCCGCTGCGATGAGGCCGCGCCCAGCTGGATGTTGTGGATGATCCGGCTTTTCTGGTTCAGGTCCCCGTGTAACGGGAGATCGAAAAGCTTGGAGATGTGGCTCAGGGTCGGGTTGGCAAGGACCGGCGAGTAGTTGAAGCCGTCGATCACCTTGATCTGCGGCTCGAAGGCGCGTTTCAGGTACTTGCTGGTGACCTCCTTCTTGCTGGGCATCATCTTGTTGACGATGATCCCCCTCACGTCCGCTCCTTCCCGCTCGTAAAGCGCCAGGTTCAGGTGCACCGCGTCGATCACCTTGCCGATGCCGCTTTCGCTCACGATCATGACCGGCGCTCCGATGAGCTTCGCCACCTTGGCGTTGGAGAGCCCGATCACGGCACCCACGCCCCCATGTCCCGCCCCCTCGATGATGAGAAAGTCGTATTTCTGCTCCAGTTCCCGCACCGCCGCGAGGATGCAGTCCGTCAGGGAGAGGTCGTCGAGCTTGCCGGCCAGGTAGTCCTTGGTGAAATCCCGGTACAGCGCCACCGGCGACATGAGCGCGATGTCCTCTTCCAGACCGAAGGCCTTGGCCATCAATAACGCGTCCATATCCACCATGAAGTCGTCATAAAGGAGCACTTTCGGGCCGAACGGCTTCACGAAGCCGACCCTTTGGTACTTCCTCCTGGCCTGGTGCATGAGCGAAATGCTGATGGTCGTCTTGCCACAGTTTTGTCCGGTCGCCGCAACGAAGATCTTTTTCGCCATGTGCATGCCCCTGTTCGATTGAATGGCGTATGTTTACACCATCACGGAGTATGCCGTCAAGAAAAGTAATACGGCGGGGGGGCGGTCAGGGGATGAATTTGAGCAGGAGCATGGAGATGTCGTCTTCGAAGCTCGCGCTCCCCGCGAAGGCGCGCAGGGCGTCGAGCACGGCGTCGATGATGGCGGCCGAGGGTTTGCGGTGCTCGCGGGCCAGCACCCCCTTCAGCCGCTGCACGCCGAAGAGCTCCCCGGCGTGGTTCTGCGCCTCGGTGATGCCGTCGGTGTACAAAAGCAGCAGGTCCCCCTTTTCCACCTGCATGACCGGCTCGTCGAAGGCGACCCGGCGCTGCACCCCGAGGATGAGCCCTTCCGCGTCGAGCTGGAAGAAGCGCTCCTCGCCGGGGCGGTAGAGCAGGGGAGGGGGATGGCCGGCGTTGCTGTAGCTCAGCTTGCCGGAGGTCCTGTGGTAGCTCAGGTAGGACATGGTTATGAAGAGCTCGGCGCGGGAGAGGTCGTCGTGCAGGATCTCGTTGAGGGCCGCCACCACCTGGGCCGGGCCGTCCAGTGCCGGCATCTGGGCCCGA
Encoded here:
- the rimI gene encoding ribosomal protein S18-alanine N-acetyltransferase; its protein translation is MCIEDLDKVLQIESASFPRPWTRRHFLDEMESPGSHPVVAVTAGGEVGGYLCLTQVLDEAEILDVAVDPSLRGRGIGRALVDWAVAFCRQRKLALLCLEVRVGNHEAISLYRRLGFTEVGRRKNYYENGDDAILMDLSIAQVEECDAV
- a CDS encoding dihydroorotate dehydrogenase electron transfer subunit; the encoded protein is MQFKSMVISNVEVSPNYFRMRMTAPQELASAVPGQFVMLKVNDAIDPLLRRPFGLFDVGSFVPEYAGCGAQVYCEILYKVVGKGTKLLSALHHGDLVDLLVPLGKGFQMGPAGEEKVLVGGGVGLAPLYYLAKELKERGEKVRLFAGGRNRDDVLCITEFERLGVETYVATDDGTLGERGFVTQVLERHLSSGMRIFACGPTPMLNAVAKMSQEHGVPCQVSMEAYMACGVGACLGCVMKGANHTDETPDYRCVCKDGPVFDSFELQWS
- a CDS encoding Sjogren's syndrome/scleroderma autoantigen 1 family protein; amino-acid sequence: MRRVSVEEEILKDRPVVVKDATEVCAICGSPLQRDKESGELLCPLCDIEDVP
- a CDS encoding dethiobiotin synthase gives rise to the protein MAKKIFVAATGQNCGKTTISISLMHQARRKYQRVGFVKPFGPKVLLYDDFMVDMDALLMAKAFGLEEDIALMSPVALYRDFTKDYLAGKLDDLSLTDCILAAVRELEQKYDFLIIEGAGHGGVGAVIGLSNAKVAKLIGAPVMIVSESGIGKVIDAVHLNLALYEREGADVRGIIVNKMMPSKKEVTSKYLKRAFEPQIKVIDGFNYSPVLANPTLSHISKLFDLPLHGDLNQKSRIIHNIQLGAASSQRVVDGLLDSTLMIVTSSRDELIVTLSSLYHIPAYKERIAGLVISGHAPVSEVTQQILHDSHIPYIRVEETTAEVFTALSDDVAKITYEDQEKLNWIMANAEKDVDFSAIDALL
- a CDS encoding dihydroorotate dehydrogenase — translated: MQRPDMSVVLAGIQMRNPVMTASGTFGYGAEFADYLDLESIGAMVTKGLSLKPKAGNPTPRIVETPGGMLNAIGLQNVGIDAFIEQKLPYLKNVNTPVIANLYGNTLEEYGEVASRLDGLAGVAGIEVNISCPNVKQGGIVFGTDPGAAQEVVSLVKRNTSKPLIVKLSPNVTDVVLMAKACADAGADALSLINTLTGMAIDLERRRPVLANVTGGLSGPAIKPVALRMVWQVAKAVKLPLIGIGGIMNGRDALEFILAGATAIQVGTASFLDPSAAQRIAQEMEQYLSEHGIESVRSLIGALEV
- a CDS encoding LysR family transcriptional regulator, with the protein product MQTEYLKTLVVLGQVGSFSKAATDLSITQSAVSQRIKYLEEHYGCQLVDRSGKLLLLTEAGTLVVQRAGQILLLEAQLANDLKHRGEKSRLSICCTPTFGVGFLPHVLEKFMARKADNVDLRFMFHSLDRAVKALQENEFDLAVIEHCEAMDVPGFEIVELPGDQLIFVSAPSLGLPPGVVELERLFQYCLIARKPDCTSRRLLNMNLSRYDRGIDDFKAVVVVDDLRLALETVHSGGGIAFVSRSIAARELESGELLQHDVAGFEHSRRRSVVVKSERRHDPAVVEFLGCIDAGFPLRDSC
- a CDS encoding TraR/DksA family transcriptional regulator, producing MAEKLEGDQLEFRNLLAEYKRRLWADLREELFSQTGEDLATQYDIPQDPGEKSMLDALSDAGLAVADLRRQQLTALEEAQSRVESGTYGTCEGCGEPIGLPRLKLMPFTALCVECQKEQEGPSRPPGNKI
- a CDS encoding KamA family radical SAM protein — protein: MEAWESSLKKCITSPEELAGLFHAPGEELAEVARRYPMRITPYYLGLIREAGDPIWRQCVPDPAELHDLAQSPDPLDEERLSPVPGLIHRYPDRVVFLVSTACAVYCRFCMRKRGVGCQGMSPAPVDEAVAYIASKPQIRDVILSGGDPLLLSDDRLDQILTALRRIPHVEIIRIGTRAPVTLPERVTARLARMLKRHQPLYVNTHFNHPREITGPSARACARLADAGIQLGNQSVLLKGVNDDPRVMRELMQRLLAIRVRPYYIHQMDLVRGTAHFRTRVADGIGVVSALRGHTSGLAVPHYVIDLPGGKGKVEVASARFSADGSRLLVRNYLGEEIEYPET